Proteins encoded within one genomic window of Hevea brasiliensis isolate MT/VB/25A 57/8 chromosome 8, ASM3005281v1, whole genome shotgun sequence:
- the LOC110659805 gene encoding ras-related protein Rab2BV, translating into MAYKVDHEYDYLFKIVLIGDSGVGKSNILSRFTRNEFCLESKSTIGVEFATRTLQVEGKTVKAQIWDTAGQERYRAVTSAYYRGAVGALLVYDITKRQTFDNVQRWLRELRDHADSNIVIIMAGNKSDLNHLRAVPTEDAQLLAEKESLAFLETSALEALNVEKAFQTILLDVYQIISKKALAQEAANSTGLPKGTIINVANPSGNVNKRSCCSN; encoded by the exons ATGGCATACAAGGTGGATCATGAGTACGATTATCTTTTCAAGATTGTATTGATTGGAGATTCAGGTGTTGGCAAATCCAACATTCTTTCCAGGTTTACTCGTAATGAATTTTGCTTGGAATCCAAGTCTACCATTGGTGTTGAGTTTGCAACCAGGACTCTTCAG GTAGAAGGGAAGACAGTTAAAGCACAGATATGGGACACAGCTGGTCAAGAAAGGTACAGAGCCGTCACCAGCGCATACTACAGAGGTGCAGTTGGTGCACTTTTGGTTTATGACATAACAAAGAGGCAAACATTTGATAACGTTCAAAGGTGGCTCCGGGAATTAAGGGACCATGCAGACTCCAACATTGTGATCATAATGGCTGGGAACAAGTCTGATCTGAACCACTTAAGAGCAGTCCCAACAGAAGATGCTCAATTGTTGGCTGAGAAGGAAAGCCTTGCATTCCTTGAGACTTCAGCATTGGAAGCCTTAAATGTGGAGAAGGCATTCCAGACTATTTTGCTTGATGTCTACCAGATTATTAGCAAGAAAGCTCTGGCACAGGAAGCAGCTAATTCAACTGGACTTCCCAAAGGAACTATAATTAATGTTGCAAATCCGTCTGGTAATGTTAACAAGAGATCATGTTGTTCTAATTAG
- the LOC110665805 gene encoding uncharacterized protein LOC110665805 codes for MIVSESGPMFIKSIDCSGEVKDKQFIANLLKEVIDEVGHQKVVQVIADNASNCKGAGEIIEGMFPHIYWTPCVVYTLNLALKNICAAKSLETNQETYDVCHWITEIHGDALQIKNFIMNHFMKLAIYNRFSPLKLLSVADTRFASIVVMLKRFKLIRRALEAMVMSDQWAQYREDDLGKARFVRDKVIDEDWWEKVDYIFAFTEPIYDMIRVCDTDKPCLHLVYELWDSMIEKVKQVIFYHEGKQADGFYSEKWLQKGEGRVPPHMDGEVSTKRIKCFRRIFSNEDERIRANDEFANFSLKSGPFADPDSIGSMYVTDPRKWWACFGSNAPLLQRLAFKVLGQPTSSSCCERNWSIYSFIHSCRRNKLTPKRAEDLVFIHNNLRLLSRNSSQYYDEKTKLWDVSSDQFGSMEDVGVLEFANLSLDEPELESVLFDENATTSMEKENEKDNEVEEMS; via the exons atgATTGTTTCTGAGTCTGGCCCCATGTTTATCAAATCTATAGATTGTTCTGGTGAAGTGAAAGATAAGCAATTTATTGCTAATTTGCTAAAAGAAGTAATTGATGAAGTGGGTCACCAAAAAGTGGTACAAGTCATTGCTGATAATGCTTCAAATTGTAAAGGTGCTGGAGAAATCATTGAGGGAATGTTTCCACATATTTATTGGACTCCTTGTGTTGTGTACACTCTTAATCTTGCTTTGAAGAATATATGTGCAGCAAAAAGTTTGGAAACTAATCAAGAAACTTATGATGTGTGTCACTGGATCACTGAAATCCATGGGGATGCTTTGCAAATCAAGAATTTTATAATGAATCATTTCATGAAGCTTGCAATTTATAATCGGTTTAGCCCTTTGAAATTGCTTTCAGTTGCTGACACTCGTTTTGCTTCTATTGTTGTGATGCTTAAAAGATTTAAACTTATTAGGCGTGCTTTAGAAGCAATGGTTATGAGTGATCAATGGGCACAATACCGAGAAGATGACCTAGGCAAAGCTAGATTTGTTCGTGATAAAGTGATAGATGAGGATTGGTGGGAAAAGGTTGATTACATCTTTGCTTTTACTGAGCCCATTTATGACATGATCAGAGTTTGTGACACAGACAAACCATGCCTTCatttggtttatgagttgtgggaTTCTATGATTGAAAAGGTGAAGCAAGTTATTTTTTATCATGAAGGAAAGCAAGCAGATGG atTTTATAGTGAAAAATGGCTTCAAAAGGGAGAAGGTAGAGTGCCTCCTCATATGGATGGAGAAGTATCAACTAAGAGAATTAAATGCTTTAGGAGGATTTTTTCTAATGAAGATGAGCGAATTAGAGCAAATgatgaatttgcaaatttttctttgaaaagtgGACCTTTTGCTGATCCTGATTCTATTGGAAGTATGTATGTTACAGATCCTAGGAAATGGTGGGCATGTTTTGGTTCTaatgcacctttacttcaaaggTTGGCTTTTAAAGTGCTTGGACAACCTACTTCCTCCTCTTGTTGTGAAAGAAATTGGAGTATTTATTCCTTCATTCATTCATGCAGAAGGAATAAATTAACTCCAAAACGTGCAGAGGACTTGGTTTTTATCCATAATAATCTTCGTCTTCTGTCGAGAAATTCCTCCCAATATTATGATGAAAAGACAAAATTGTGGGATGTTAGTAGTGATCAATTTGGGAGTATGGAAGATGTGGGAGTTCTTGAATTTGCCAACCTTTCATTGGATGAACCAGAGTTAGAGTCTGTTTTGTTTGATGAAAATGCAACTACAAGCATGGAGAAGGAGAATGAGAAAGACAATGAAGTTGAGGAAatgtcataa
- the LOC110659804 gene encoding LOW QUALITY PROTEIN: cucumisin (The sequence of the model RefSeq protein was modified relative to this genomic sequence to represent the inferred CDS: substituted 3 bases at 3 genomic stop codons), with translation MANVVSVFPNEKKTLHTTRSWDFMGFSKQVRRTTLESDIIIGVLDTGIWPESESFNDEGFGPPPSKWKGSCQASSNFSCNNKIIGAKYYRSNGKFGSTDIQSPRDSEGHGTHTASTAAGGLVGMASLHGLGVGTARGGVPSARIAVYKICWSDGCSDADILAAFDDAIADGVDIISLSVGGKIANDYFNDSIAIGTFHAMKNGILTSTSAGNEGPLPASIKNFSPWSLSVAASTIDRKFETKVQLGNKKIYEGVSINTFDLKNAMYPLIYGGDAPNITGNFTGSQSRFCSINSLDANLVKGKIVLCDLSTGEGPLLAGAIGTVMQGQGPRDRAFSFPLPTAFLGPDEGADILSFINSTSNATAIIRKSNVVNNSLAPFVPSFSSRGPNPITPDILKPDIAAPGVDIIAAWSLASSVTGLQGDNRFVPYNIISGTSMACPHATGAAAYVKSHHPKWSPSAIKSALMTTGNXIFSVFTNXXKVKDCFLFSSISAFFTASPMSSATNPEAEFAYGVGHINPAKAINPGLIYDAEPLDYVKFLCGQGYDSILLKLVTGDKSTCSKAINATVWDLNYPSFALSATRLEFVKQVFNRIVTNVGSPTSKYKATVTAPPGLKIQVKPSILSFTSLGEKKAFALTVEGRASRSMVSASLVWDDGKCQVRSPVVMHFIP, from the exons ATGGCCAATGTAGTATCTGTGTTCCCTAATGAAAAGAAAACTCTTCATACAACAAGGTCATGGGATTTCATGGGATTTTCCAAACAAGTTAGAAGAACAACTCTGGAAAGTGACATTATCATTGGTGTTCTCGACACTGGAATTTGGCCAGAATCTGAATCCTTCAATGATGAAGGATTTGGTCCTCCACCAAGCAAATGGAAAGGCAGCTGCCAAGCCTCATCCAATTTCAGCTGCAACAA TAAAATAATTGGAGCCAAATATTATCGTAGCAATGGGAAATTTGGCTCTACTGATATTCAATCTCCTAGAGACTCAGAAGGCCATGGAACACATACAGCATCCACAGCAGCAGGGGGCTTAGTGGGTATGGCAAGCCTACATGGCCTTGGCGTAGGAACTGCTCGTGGAGGAGTTCCATCGGCTCGAATTGCTGTGTACAAAATATGTTGGTCTGATGGTTGTTCTGATGCTGACATTCTTGCAGCATTTGATGATGCAATTGCAGATGGTGTTGACATAATTTCTCTTTCAGTTGGAGGGAAAATAGCTAATGATTACTTCAATGATTCCATTGCGATTGGGACTTTTCATGCTATGAAAAATGGGATATTAACATCAACCTCTGCAGGTAACGAAGGTCCTTTGCCTGCATCCATAAAAAATTTTTCTCCATGGTCCCTTTCAGTAGCTGCTAGCACCATTGATCGTAAGTTTGAAACCAAGGTTCAACTGGGAAACAAAAAGATTTATGAG GGTGTTTCCATAAATACATTTGACCTAAAGAATGCCATGTATCCTTTGATTTATGGTGGAGACGCACCAAACATCACTGGAAATTTTACAGGTTCTCAATCCAG GTTTTGCTCAATAAATTCATTGGATGCGAATCTAGTGAAGGGTAAAATTGTTCTTTGCGATTTGAGTACTGGGGAAGGGCCATTGCTGGCTGGTGCAATTGGTACTGTGATGCAAGGTCAGGGCCCCAGAGATCGTGCTTTTAGTTTTCCCCTTCCTACAGCTTTCCTTGGCCCAGATGAGGGTGCCGATATACTCTCCTTTATAAACTCAACAAG CAATGCAACTGCTATCATACGTAAGAGCAATGTGGTAAACAATTCATTAGCCCCTTTTGTGCCCTCCTTTTCGTCAAGGGGACCTAATCCTATTACACCTGACATTCTAAAG CCAGATATAGCTGCCCCAGGAGTTGACATTATAGCCGCGTGGTCTCTAGCTTCTTCTGTAACTGGGCTTCAGGGTGATAATAGATTCGTACCCTACAATATAATTTCAGGAACATCAATGGCTTGCCCTCATGCAACTGGGGCAGCTGCTTATGTCAAATCCCATCATCCCAAATGGTCTCCTTCTGCTATCAAGTCTGCTCTTATGACTACTGGTAACTAGATATTTTCAGTTTTCACTAATTGATGAAAGGTTAAGGACTGTTTTTTATTTTCTTCCATTTCTGCATTCTTTACAGCTTCTCCAATGAGTTCTGCAACTAATCCTGAAGCTGAATTCGCATACGGAGTGGGCCATATAAATCCTGCTAAGGCTATAAATCCAGGTTTAATATATGATGCCGAGCCTCTTGACTACGTGAAGTTTCTGTGTGGACAAGGATATGATTCAATACTCCTAAAGCTTGTAACTGGTGATAAAAGTACCTGTTCTAAGGCAATTAATGCAACAGTCTGGGATCTGAACTATCCTTCTTTTGCACTTTCAGCCACAAGATTGGAATTTGTTAAGCAAGTTTTTAACAGGATTGTCACAAATGTTGGATCACCAACATCCAAATACAAGGCTACAGTGACTGCCCCTCCAGGACTCAAAATCCAAGTAAAACCCAGCATCTTATCATTTACTTCTCTGGGTGAGAAGAAAGCATTTGCACTTACAGTTGAAGGAAGAGCAAGTAGGTCTATGGTCTCTGCATCTTTGGTGTGGGATGATGGAAAATGTCAAGTGAGAAGCCCAGTTGTCATGCATTTTATACCTTAG